The bacterium genome contains a region encoding:
- a CDS encoding glycosyltransferase family 4 protein, translating into MTANRPLSIAYIANTGEFGGGERYLSKLVGCPSGEGIRVYMPPGTAAEEFARRTNGAHVEPLSTNGYSIHPVSLAHSIKFYKGLDCDLFHFNLANPCSSTIDIIAARLFTRAPVVLTTHLPTISKTVREKISGRTALGCAHMVITVCESARRFLIERGVDAEKVRTIYNGVTDWVTPDSKVRELRDELHIGKDDVIIGTVARLERQKNISSLLHAFQSVSIEHRNAALCIVGTGSLLDELQRLAHELGIADRVRFCGWRSDTCDILRMLDIFVLPSAFESFPFTIVEAMMAGLPVIATRVGGVDEAVIDGKTGILVEPKDDDALTKAVKLLLDRPDMRFEMGNAGRGEALARFTEDEMLRRTWELYSEMTAKQRCSG; encoded by the coding sequence ATGACAGCAAACAGGCCGTTATCCATTGCATATATAGCGAACACGGGCGAGTTTGGGGGAGGCGAGCGATATCTATCCAAACTGGTGGGCTGTCCGTCGGGTGAGGGCATACGGGTCTATATGCCGCCGGGCACGGCAGCCGAGGAGTTTGCGCGAAGAACAAATGGCGCGCATGTCGAGCCATTGTCTACTAACGGCTACAGCATCCACCCTGTGTCGCTTGCTCACTCGATCAAATTCTATAAGGGCCTGGATTGTGACTTGTTTCACTTTAACCTTGCCAATCCCTGCTCTTCGACTATAGATATAATAGCGGCTCGACTGTTTACAAGGGCGCCTGTCGTGTTAACGACTCACCTGCCGACTATATCCAAAACAGTGCGTGAGAAGATATCTGGGCGTACGGCGCTTGGGTGTGCACATATGGTGATCACAGTCTGCGAGTCCGCACGTCGTTTTTTGATTGAGCGTGGCGTGGATGCCGAAAAGGTGCGTACTATATATAACGGCGTCACTGACTGGGTCACACCCGACAGCAAAGTCCGTGAATTGCGTGATGAGCTGCATATCGGTAAAGATGATGTGATAATCGGCACAGTCGCTCGCCTGGAGAGGCAGAAGAACATATCCTCTCTGCTCCATGCTTTTCAAAGTGTGAGTATAGAACATCGAAATGCGGCTTTATGCATTGTCGGCACCGGCAGTCTGCTGGACGAATTGCAGAGGCTTGCGCATGAACTGGGCATTGCCGACAGGGTTCGTTTTTGCGGGTGGCGCAGCGATACATGCGATATACTGCGGATGCTGGACATTTTTGTGCTGCCGTCTGCGTTTGAGAGTTTCCCGTTTACGATTGTCGAGGCGATGATGGCTGGGCTGCCTGTGATAGCCACACGAGTCGGCGGAGTCGATGAGGCTGTGATTGACGGCAAGACCGGCATCCTGGTCGAACCCAAGGACGATGATGCTCTGACCAAAGCCGTCAAATTGTTGCTGGATCGACCCGATATGCGCTTTGAGATGGGCAATGCTGGCCGTGGTGAGGCGCTTGCGCGGTTTACGGAAGATGAAATGCTGCGCAGGACTTGGGAGTTATATTCTGAAATGACTGCAAAGCAGAGGTGTTCGGGATGA
- a CDS encoding glycosyltransferase family 2 protein yields MSVSIIIVSYNTKDLLKDCLNSLIASQTGDYDIWIVDNASTDGSADMVESDYPNVNLIRSTKNLGFGRANNLAALKSDADYIMLLNPDTVLTCDLLGPMVRYLEEHPEVGVVGPKVLWPDGDIQLSCELFPTIKYELAWQVRSTFLDKLFKPDRLIEHVRMQDCNHDVSMPVQFLWATCWLVRRQVIDETGLFDETFRLYDEDLDFCARLARTQWQAHYLPSVSLIHIGGMSSTSLGKAIMMRKGRSLYYRIHRGIFYALAYKLLMFGSGMLKMTRHALLGLVSHEHWSRAKTHFHLAIRR; encoded by the coding sequence ATGAGCGTATCGATTATCATTGTCAGCTACAATACAAAAGATTTGTTAAAAGACTGTCTAAACTCGCTTATAGCGTCCCAGACGGGCGATTACGACATTTGGATAGTTGACAACGCCTCCACGGATGGCAGCGCGGATATGGTCGAATCAGATTATCCAAATGTAAATCTTATAAGGTCGACCAAGAACCTGGGTTTCGGAAGAGCCAATAATCTGGCGGCGCTTAAGTCTGATGCGGATTATATAATGCTCCTGAACCCGGATACGGTACTTACATGTGACCTGCTCGGTCCTATGGTGAGATATTTGGAGGAGCATCCTGAAGTAGGTGTAGTCGGTCCCAAGGTGCTCTGGCCGGATGGTGACATCCAGCTTTCATGCGAGTTGTTCCCGACGATAAAGTATGAACTGGCCTGGCAGGTCCGTTCCACTTTTCTGGATAAACTCTTTAAGCCTGACCGTCTGATCGAGCATGTGCGTATGCAGGACTGCAATCACGATGTCTCGATGCCTGTGCAGTTTTTATGGGCGACATGCTGGCTTGTTCGGCGGCAGGTAATTGACGAGACCGGTCTCTTTGATGAGACGTTCAGGCTCTATGATGAGGATTTGGACTTTTGCGCCAGGCTTGCCCGCACCCAATGGCAGGCTCATTATCTGCCTTCCGTGAGTTTGATTCATATAGGGGGCATGAGCAGCACTTCGCTCGGTAAGGCGATCATGATGCGCAAGGGGCGCAGCCTGTATTATAGAATTCACAGGGGCATTTTCTATGCTCTGGCTTACAAATTGTTGATGTTCGGGTCCGGTATGCTCAAGATGACTAGGCATGCATTGCTGGGGCTGGTAAGTCATGAACACTGGAGCAGGGCCAAGACTCACTTCCATTTGGCAATACGGCGGTAG
- a CDS encoding glycosyltransferase family 4 protein codes for MKVLHLTPIYAPSYSGSALHFQRLSETLASRGHEVSVITANALDYRAFWVKSLPVNNLAAKEVINGVQVKRLPVCRRHSSKSYWRLVHYSWKYRLPGSDWLRTWYDGPILRGIGEAARGDFDIVCAGLTPSMMVVYGRRIADKLGVPYVVIPGLHTDNPFNTERANIARILRSADHVCPSTTFERDVLISDFAIDPDKISVAGCGVNPTDFDNADGLRFRSKHGIPADAPIVLFVGAEVAHKGLLVLVEAMRAVWSEYPEAFLVIAGVRSSASEQLNRILTEDKSLAQRVIRCSSFDDSEKADIFDACDVFAMPSWSESFGIVYLEAWMRSKPVIGCRGGAVETVISHNQDGILVDPKNSSDLTQALLKLLGDANLRARLGANGKKKTIEYHTWDKVTDRLQEAYRSLGVK; via the coding sequence GTGAAAGTATTGCACCTGACGCCCATCTATGCGCCTTCCTACAGCGGTTCGGCTCTGCATTTCCAGAGGCTCTCAGAGACTCTGGCAAGCCGGGGTCATGAAGTGAGCGTCATTACAGCCAACGCGCTCGATTACAGGGCATTTTGGGTCAAGAGCCTGCCGGTGAACAATCTTGCTGCCAAGGAAGTTATCAATGGTGTGCAAGTAAAGCGGCTGCCTGTCTGTCGCAGGCATTCTTCAAAAAGCTACTGGCGTCTGGTTCATTATTCTTGGAAATACAGATTGCCCGGCAGCGACTGGCTGCGTACCTGGTATGACGGTCCCATACTTCGTGGCATAGGCGAAGCGGCTCGCGGCGATTTCGATATAGTATGTGCCGGTCTCACTCCCTCTATGATGGTGGTATACGGGCGCAGGATTGCGGACAAACTCGGTGTGCCTTATGTTGTTATTCCTGGGTTGCATACAGACAATCCATTTAATACTGAGCGTGCGAACATAGCGCGAATTTTGAGGTCAGCAGACCATGTTTGCCCCAGCACTACGTTTGAGCGCGATGTGCTTATATCCGATTTTGCCATCGATCCAGACAAGATCAGCGTCGCAGGATGTGGTGTAAACCCGACGGATTTCGACAATGCAGACGGCCTGCGTTTCCGTTCAAAACATGGCATACCTGCGGATGCTCCGATAGTGTTGTTTGTTGGAGCGGAAGTGGCTCATAAAGGTCTGCTGGTGCTTGTCGAAGCTATGCGGGCAGTATGGTCTGAGTATCCAGAGGCGTTTCTTGTTATAGCGGGAGTGCGCTCATCGGCCAGTGAACAATTGAACAGGATTTTGACTGAAGATAAGAGTTTGGCTCAAAGGGTCATCAGGTGCAGTTCATTTGACGATTCGGAAAAGGCAGACATATTTGACGCCTGCGATGTGTTTGCAATGCCTTCGTGGTCAGAGTCATTTGGGATAGTCTATCTTGAGGCTTGGATGCGTTCAAAGCCTGTCATAGGCTGTCGTGGTGGTGCGGTGGAGACTGTCATATCGCATAACCAGGACGGCATTCTTGTTGATCCAAAAAACAGCAGCGACCTTACGCAAGCTCTGCTTAAGCTGCTTGGTGACGCTAATCTGCGCGCAAGATTGGGTGCCAACGGCAAAAAGAAGACCATCGAGTATCACACATGGGATAAAGTAACAGACCGCCTGCAGGAGGCATATCGGTCTTTGGGTGTGAAATGA
- a CDS encoding glycosyltransferase — protein MSVTIDIVVVTRNRPEMIARCLASLAEHVPEQSRVVVVDASDGSQTREITANYPNVEYVYFDNGCDQRPQAKNIGAARCDADVIAFLDDDSVVHAGWMDALAAVYCDDTIGCVGGGIEEPGTEWNPNEPVGRVLPNGDLSQNFATTHKELIDVDHVKGCNMSFRREVFEQLCGFDPGYTGDNIREETDICVGVLRLGKRVVFCPWAVVTHMRAPRETVTRDLADPRKIFYGARNHVYFLLKYYRKDRLKLRTSYLTAVWRQVRWLRPNSSFLPRVWLILVTIAGNISGTFAALTSRRAWAAWRMGKVTS, from the coding sequence ATGAGCGTAACAATTGATATTGTTGTGGTCACTCGCAATAGACCTGAGATGATAGCACGGTGTTTGGCTTCGCTCGCCGAGCATGTGCCTGAGCAGTCAAGGGTGGTGGTAGTCGATGCTTCAGACGGCAGTCAGACCAGAGAGATTACAGCCAATTATCCGAATGTGGAGTATGTATACTTCGATAATGGCTGCGACCAGCGTCCCCAGGCGAAAAACATTGGGGCTGCCCGATGTGATGCAGATGTCATTGCGTTTCTTGACGATGACTCAGTAGTCCATGCCGGTTGGATGGATGCTTTAGCCGCAGTGTATTGCGATGATACTATCGGCTGTGTTGGTGGAGGCATAGAGGAACCGGGCACCGAATGGAACCCGAACGAGCCGGTTGGCCGGGTTTTGCCCAATGGTGATTTGTCTCAAAACTTCGCCACAACCCACAAAGAGCTGATTGATGTCGATCATGTCAAAGGCTGCAACATGTCCTTCAGGCGAGAAGTGTTCGAGCAATTGTGCGGTTTTGACCCTGGTTACACCGGCGATAACATCCGAGAGGAGACAGACATCTGCGTGGGTGTGTTGCGCTTGGGCAAGAGAGTTGTTTTTTGTCCTTGGGCGGTGGTTACACACATGAGGGCTCCACGGGAAACAGTCACCAGGGATCTGGCCGATCCGCGAAAAATATTTTATGGCGCCAGAAACCACGTCTATTTTCTGCTCAAGTACTATAGAAAAGATAGGCTCAAGCTGCGCACATCTTATCTGACCGCCGTATGGCGTCAGGTAAGATGGCTTCGGCCAAACTCCAGTTTTTTGCCGAGAGTATGGCTCATCCTGGTCACAATAGCCGGCAACATATCGGGCACGTTTGCCGCACTGACATCGCGGCGTGCATGGGCGGCATGGAGAATGGGGAAGGTGACCTCGTGA
- a CDS encoding glycosyltransferase, with protein MKLSVCMITYNHEKFIAQAIESVLTQETDFDYELIIGEDCSTDGTREIVRNYQSRCPDIIHPLLPEHNIGMLPNLVATLHACKGEYVALLEGDDYWTSPSKLQKQVDLMEAAPTCSICWHPMKCFVEGSDVEHDFPVYPPDSLYGVTARDVMTLDDLLVYNFLGTCTVVFRNGFLDEIPSWFYDIGVGDWSVHILNAMHGDIRRVDEIMADHRIHPGGVHGPLSARKKYISGMSDHLKMRNCLPRRYTKQLNRGISAYCHLLSGEYERSGDIRQARRYALAELWVSRGHHGQFAHALEHSLRLSFPFGYDLARACKRIFTHKRDKHY; from the coding sequence ATGAAACTCAGTGTTTGCATGATAACATACAACCACGAGAAGTTCATTGCGCAGGCAATCGAGAGCGTCCTGACGCAAGAGACCGACTTCGATTATGAGCTTATAATCGGAGAAGACTGTTCGACCGACGGCACGCGCGAAATAGTCCGCAATTATCAGAGCCGCTGCCCCGATATTATCCATCCGCTGCTGCCGGAGCATAACATAGGTATGCTTCCCAACCTGGTTGCCACTCTTCATGCTTGCAAGGGAGAATATGTCGCGCTGCTTGAGGGAGATGACTATTGGACCTCGCCGAGTAAGCTGCAAAAGCAGGTCGATTTGATGGAAGCTGCTCCGACGTGTTCGATATGCTGGCACCCGATGAAATGTTTTGTTGAGGGATCGGATGTCGAGCATGATTTTCCGGTATATCCACCGGATTCGTTGTATGGAGTCACAGCCAGAGATGTTATGACGTTGGACGATCTGCTTGTCTATAACTTCCTGGGCACTTGCACGGTTGTTTTTCGCAATGGCTTTCTCGATGAGATACCGTCATGGTTTTATGATATAGGTGTTGGTGACTGGTCAGTGCACATACTCAATGCAATGCATGGTGATATCAGGAGAGTCGACGAGATCATGGCGGACCACCGTATACATCCCGGCGGGGTGCATGGGCCTCTGTCGGCGCGCAAGAAGTACATATCTGGGATGAGCGATCACCTCAAGATGCGCAACTGTCTTCCTCGGCGTTATACAAAACAGCTCAACCGCGGCATATCGGCATATTGCCATCTCCTTTCCGGCGAATATGAGCGTAGTGGAGATATCCGGCAGGCCAGGAGATATGCATTGGCCGAGTTATGGGTTTCGCGCGGTCATCATGGTCAGTTTGCACATGCTTTGGAACACTCACTGCGTTTATCTTTCCCGTTCGGCTATGATTTAGCTCGCGCATGCAAGCGTATTTTTACACATAAGCGGGACAAGCATTACTGA